The DNA sequence gcattgttgttaagctgtcccataaggtagacgttgatggcagtactgttattttctgttccggaatcacttgtaaataaacacctttgcacagaagaacttttgcggttccgccatctttttattttatagaggttaggttatccagtttagccatctggcctactctacgtgacagccTATTTGGTCATAATGATTATAGTGGTATTGGCTATAATGGTGTTAAAGAGCAAAGTATATTTGAAGCTCTCAAATGGAAACATGCAAACAGATGAGTTACATAACTTCCTGGTTTTACAACTTCTCTGTTTGTATGATTCCATCTGAGTGGTTGAAATATACTTTCCCCTTCTGTTATTCACTGATGAGAATCACTGATGAGAATCACTGACGGGAACTgaccaggggcggactgggaccgGAAATCGGCCCTGACATTTCTAACACATCAGCCCAGACCGCCCCTGGAACTGACTGTGTAGGTGCGAGGGAGAAAGGATAAGATGATAGCAGGAAGGAAAGGAAGCATTGTAAAGGGACCTATTTGGacaaacatataggcctattgttgGTCCTGCTAGGTACAGTTAGTTGACACTGACCTGAGAAAAGTTTAGCATTTTTAGCATTACCGATTATGTTTAGCATTAGGAGAGGGTAAGCTGATCTTAGATCTATATCTAAAGACCCAAGTTGGACCGTTTGGTTCTCTCCACCTTTCAGGGGCAGTTTGACGGTGTAAACAGCCTTGACCGCCTGACCATTCTGCAGCTGCATGGTGCAGGTGTAGTTCCCAGCCGTGTCCTGGGTGGGGGACAGGGGGACCTCGGTGCTGAGGCGACCCGGGCCAGAGGAGCTCCACTTCAGCGTGCGACTCTGGTTCTGGTGGCTCCACACCACCCGCTTCACCTGgtggatggaggagatggattGTGCTTATACAGTGTGTTCTTCATACACCAGGGCCGTGTTCAGGGGACTATGCAATAGTCCAGGTTGtccttccctgtttcagtcagttttctGTTTTGTGCCGAATGAACTCAGCCCAGGTGCTCAAGGAGCCATTTTGTGTCTGAaagctcaccacacatcagctaacTATCAAAGTGAAGAGATGAGGCATGAATGTTGCCAGTCAGGGGATGGTTACCTACCTGGGAGCGCTCTGTATAATGACACGTCAGGACCAGGGCTGATGGAGAATGTCTGGCTTTCActgggatggagggatagtgagaaagggggaaggagaggagagtggaaggcAAGGGAGTAGGAAAGAAAAAGATAATGTGAGGTAGGGataaggagagagtgaaggaagtaCCAATAAGTGGTAGTCAGGGGACAAAAAGAGAAGGGGgcaaggagaggtggaaggtgagTTAGGGGGGGTGGGGTGGATGAAAAGAAAACAATGAGAGAATCAGATATTGGtcaaaataatatatattcaTTACACAGAATTGCTTCTAATGTGTCGCCTGATGGTGACTGATGCCCCATGTCTCATCAAACCCCAATGAGGATCAATCTGGGTGTAATCAagcagtacagacacacacgtctCTGTCAGTGATTACAGTGTTTAATGTGTGCCTCCCACAGCCCTGGTGGGAGTGCGGCAGGTATAATCGTACATAATTACACCCATAATGAGGCAAGATAAAAAATATATGGGTCCgcggggctttgtgtgtgtgtgtgtgtgtgtgtgtgtgtgtgtgtgtgtgtgtgtgtgtgtgtgtgtgtgtgtgtgtgtgtgtgtgtgtgtgtgtgtgtgtgtgtgtgtgtgtgtgtgtgtgtgtgtgtgtgtgacagacgtGTGGAGCAGGGTGACAGTGACAGATCGCTTGGTCATGTCTGGGCAGCTGTGATGGCTGCCAGAGGGACAGTGATTATTAAAGACTTCCGAGACTACAAAAatggacagacaggtgtgtgagtatgtgtgtgtgtttctgcgtgtgtgggAGTTGGACAGTATTTTTAGTCTTTGTTTTTATTCATACCGATATCTCTATTTCAGACATAAATTAATCACACTTCTCTCTtcactcctccctcttcccctctgtaCCTTGGAGGATGCTAAGGAGGGTCCTCTGGCTGAACGCGTTGTCATTGAAGAAGACCTCACACATGTAGAGGCCTCCGTCATTCTGCCCCGGGCTCAGCAGGAAGGAGAAGAAACCCTCTTTTGGGGTAGACAATGGCCCGTCCAGGCTCAGCTGGGCATGAGTCTAGATCAATCAAATTCATTCAATGACATTAATTTATAAAggctctttttacatcagcagttgtcataAAGTGCTTTTACAGTAACCCGGCCTGGACCCTGTAGAGCAGGCAGAAACAGAAGCACTGTAGCTTGGAAAATCCCCTTGAAGGAAAAAACCTGTAGAGGAACTCAGTTGAAACGCACGTAagcatgaacacatacacacacatcctcttCTGAGTGTACCTTGCTCTGCTCTGTGCGGTCCCTCCAGCGGTCGTACCCGTAGACCAGGGTTGTGGTGTTAATGTTTCTGCTGTCTGGGGGCTTCCAATAGAGCAGGACATAGTCGCCCCGCATCGGAGGGCAGGCGAGGGTGAGAGGGGTCTGGGTGAGACTGGCCATAGAGATCTGAGCAcctagggagggggagaggagagggagggggagggagagagagaaagagagaacggggggaattgagagagaaagtgagagataaGACGAGAGAGTGGTGGGGGGACGGTGAGAGAAATATGTGGGGAAGATTGTGGGGTTGAGAGtattagagaggaggatgagtgACAGAGATGGCAGTTtgcagaggaacagaacagacagaggaaaagaaaaagagatagagagagaggtgcacaGCAGCAACAGGGATTATGTCGTTATGTTTCTGAGAGAGAGCTGGTCCCTCAGTAAGGTCAATTTGTATTGTGCTGCTTGATCCAGAGGCTGCTGACTCTGTGTTTTAGCTAGACTAGAGTCTACTGTACACTGTGACGTCACTCACTATGGCTTATATTGGTGAACGAGGCCACATTCAtacctagaaagagagagagagagggtgagcgggagagggtgggagggagcgagagagggagagagggagagagggaggaagaacgacagagagggaacaagggagtgagagagataaagggacagAAATAAAGCATTTGGGTTAGTGTGGGAGCAGTTGTTATAGTGGGAGCACATATAAATACTAGTCAATTACATAACAATGCCAATACAATGCCGATCTAAATACAATGCTTTACTTGGAGTATTGAGATTCATCCCAGATTCCAATTATGTCACTACACCCTTTCctgcctctctccaccccccgtcATATCTCACCATCCACGCGGAGGTCCACAGTGAAGGGGAACATAGGGGAGCTGCTGTTACCCCTTGGGTACACCTGGCAGATGTATACCCCCTGGTCAGTGAGGCGTATCTGGGGCAGCTTGGCAACACCCCCCCCTGACCTCCTTGCCAATCGTAGCGGCGTCCCGCCAGGGGACAGCCAGGTTACCTCGGAAACGGCGGAGGCGGGGGACACTTCTGCCATCAGACGCAGTGTGCTGTGGTGAGGGAGAGTGGCTGAAGGAAAGATAGAGACTGGGACCGATGTAGgaggtaggaaataggaggaacGAAAGAAGAGATAAAAAACATGTGGGATATTGATACTACAGTCTGACCTGATTGTGTCAAATAAAGTGTGCATGGGGAATTATTTATACATAATATTTGTATCAATACCATCACAACTGTATATTACATGTATATGGACATACTATAACGGTAGGTTTGTGTACAGGACCAGAGTTCTATACCTGTGAGGATGGCTAATAGTATGATcttctctctcagtttcttctCTTGCTGTTTAATCAGACAGGAGTAGCGACCCTTGTCCTCCATTTTGGGGACAAACAGTAGAGAGAAGTC is a window from the Oncorhynchus tshawytscha isolate Ot180627B linkage group LG03, Otsh_v2.0, whole genome shotgun sequence genome containing:
- the LOC112244577 gene encoding uncharacterized protein LOC112244577 isoform X1, encoding MEFRWLLFVLISSSAMLITQSDTTTKDPDWSDVVVTMVGREVTLPCVDWPLTGSVSINWKMKSPGVDHWKLVLSANERQQFSGAASKASMRLVDSNFQETGDFSLLFVPKMEDKGRYSCLIKQQEKKLREKIILLAILTVSIFPSATLPHHSTLRLMAEVSPASAVSEVTWLSPGGTPLRLARRSGGGVAKLPQIRLTDQGVYICQVYPRGNSSSPMFPFTVDLRVDGMNVASFTNISHSAQISMASLTQTPLTLACPPMRGDYVLLYWKPPDSRNINTTTLVYGYDRWRDRTEQSKTHAQLSLDGPLSTPKEGFFSFLLSPGQNDGGLYMCEVFFNDNAFSQRTLLSILQVKARHSPSALVLTCHYTERSQVKRVVWSHQNQSRTLKWSSSGPGRLSTEVPLSPTQDTAGNYTCTMQLQNGQAVKAVYTVKLPLKDNTESTTSISPPHPESNSASLLPSLLSALLLLVPLVAAVAGVLLWRQKDISRRGIEQSLSHYSGEVENIYENPEDVRQTSPQSSVYMDLKPRGEDDVYEELDRYKSCSLLETSTSQDLSAKA
- the LOC112244577 gene encoding uncharacterized protein LOC112244577 isoform X2 is translated as MEFRWLLFVLISSSAMLITQSDTTTKDPDWSDVVVTMVGREVTLPCVDWPLTGSVSINWKMKSPGVDHWKLVLSANERQQFSGAASKASMRLVDSNFQETGDFSLLFVPKMEDKGRYSCLIKQQEKKLREKIILLAILTVSIFPSATLPHHSTLRLMAEVSPASAVSEVTWLSPGGTPLRLARRSGGGVAKLPQIRLTDQGVYICQVYPRGNSSSPMFPFTVDLRVDGMNVASFTNISHSAQISMASLTQTPLTLACPPMRGDYVLLYWKPPDSRNINTTTLVYGYDRWRDRTEQSKTHAQLSLDGPLSTPKEGFFSFLLSPGQNDGGLYMCEVFFNDNAFSQRTLLSILQVKARHSPSALVLTCHYTERSQVKRVVWSHQNQSRTLKWSSSGPGRLSTEVPLSPTQDTAGNYTCTMQLQNGQAVKAVYTVKLPLKDNTESTTSISPPHPESNSASLLPSLLSALLLLVPLVAAVAGVLLWRQKDISRRGIEQSLSHYSGEVENIYENPEDVRQTSPQSSVYMDLKPRGEDDVYEELDRPSHPHQL